A genomic segment from Luteibacter aegosomatis encodes:
- the ftsB gene encoding cell division protein FtsB → MSSAALLRWAGLILVIILIALQLKLWVGGGGMAEVDSLRAAVKKQTEENAGLQTRNQALAADVEDLKHGEQATEARARQELGLIKPGETFYQVVEPGAATSAPPPPPPVAPGGQ, encoded by the coding sequence GTGAGCAGCGCGGCACTCCTTCGCTGGGCAGGGCTGATCCTGGTCATCATCCTCATCGCGCTGCAGCTGAAGCTGTGGGTCGGCGGTGGGGGGATGGCCGAGGTCGATTCCCTGCGCGCGGCGGTCAAGAAACAGACCGAGGAGAACGCGGGCTTGCAGACGCGCAACCAGGCGCTCGCCGCCGACGTGGAAGACCTCAAGCACGGTGAGCAGGCCACCGAGGCGCGCGCGCGACAGGAGTTGGGCCTGATCAAGCCGGGCGAAACGTTCTACCAGGTGGTGGAGCCGGGGGCCGCGACCAGCGCGCCGCCGCCTCCGCCGCCCGTCGCGCCCGGCGGCCAGTGA
- the ispF gene encoding 2-C-methyl-D-erythritol 2,4-cyclodiphosphate synthase has translation MRIGQGFDVHAFGPGDHVMLGGVRVTHGQGVLAHSDGDVVLHALCDALLGSLALGDIGKHFPPTDEAWRDADSRSFVRAVRDMLRDRGYALGNADITVICEAPKVNPHAQAMRETIAADLGVDVDRISIKATTTETLGFTGRGEGIAAMATVLVQRA, from the coding sequence ATGCGTATCGGCCAGGGATTCGACGTGCACGCCTTCGGGCCCGGCGACCACGTGATGCTGGGTGGCGTGCGGGTCACCCATGGCCAGGGCGTGCTGGCGCATTCCGACGGCGACGTGGTGCTGCATGCGTTGTGCGATGCCCTGCTGGGTTCGCTCGCGTTGGGCGACATCGGCAAGCATTTTCCGCCCACCGATGAGGCGTGGCGCGACGCCGACAGCCGCAGCTTCGTTCGTGCCGTGCGCGACATGCTGCGCGATCGCGGCTACGCATTGGGCAACGCCGACATCACCGTGATCTGCGAGGCGCCCAAGGTGAATCCGCACGCGCAAGCCATGCGCGAGACCATCGCCGCCGACCTGGGCGTGGACGTCGACCGTATCAGCATCAAGGCCACCACCACCGAAACGCTCGGCTTCACGGGCCGCGGCGAAGGCATCGCGGCCATGGCCACGGTGCTGGTGCAGCGCGCGTGA
- the ispD gene encoding 2-C-methyl-D-erythritol 4-phosphate cytidylyltransferase, with protein MDALWCVIPAAGKGVRAGGDRPKQYQPITGRPLIEHTLERLAEHPRIAGFVVVISSDDTHFAMLPRVHGKPLVTAVGGSERSHSVLAGLRALPESVGDDDFVLVHDAARPCVRAADITRLIDMAGAGEGGLLGAPLRDTLKRADEACRSVATEPREGRWRAFTPQMFRRAALSRALGLAADAGIVVSDEAMAMERVGVMPLLVEGSEDNIKVTTPADFALAEFLLGRTR; from the coding sequence ATGGATGCGCTCTGGTGCGTGATACCGGCCGCCGGCAAGGGCGTCCGGGCCGGCGGCGACCGGCCGAAGCAATACCAGCCGATCACCGGCCGCCCCCTGATCGAACACACGCTCGAACGGCTGGCCGAGCATCCGCGTATCGCGGGGTTCGTCGTGGTGATCTCGTCCGACGATACCCATTTCGCGATGCTTCCCCGGGTGCATGGCAAACCGCTGGTCACCGCCGTCGGCGGCAGCGAGCGCAGCCACTCGGTGCTGGCCGGGTTGCGGGCGCTGCCCGAGTCGGTCGGCGACGACGATTTCGTGCTGGTGCACGATGCCGCTCGGCCCTGCGTGCGTGCGGCCGACATCACCCGTCTCATCGACATGGCCGGGGCGGGCGAGGGCGGCCTCCTGGGCGCGCCGTTGCGCGACACGCTCAAGCGGGCCGACGAGGCCTGCCGCAGCGTCGCCACCGAGCCGCGCGAGGGACGCTGGCGCGCCTTCACGCCGCAGATGTTCCGGCGTGCGGCGCTTTCGCGTGCACTCGGCCTTGCCGCCGACGCGGGTATCGTCGTGAGCGACGAGGCGATGGCGATGGAGCGCGTCGGCGTCATGCCCCTGCTGGTCGAGGGATCGGAAGACAACATCAAGGTGACCACGCCCGCCGATTTCGCGCTGGCGGAGTTCCTGCTCGGGAGAACACGATGA